The genomic stretch CTGGAGTGTTGAAGTGCCCGAAGCAGAAGGATTTCAAAGCGACTGTAATCAGCAGAGTCACAGGCAGCGCTGCGGTGTATGTGCTGCTTTTCCCACCAGCTGACTCTGGTCTCTAACAGATCGACTCCAGCCGGCACGGCTTTGAGCGACGCACCACTCGGAGATGTTACCATTCGCTTTTATCCCGATTTATGGGCCATCTGCAGATGTTTATGAGTCAGGAAACAGATGAAGGGCTGAATATCCACATTATCTAAACTCTCCCCTTCAGTACATAAACTGCATGATGCTGAAAAGATGAACGGTGGTTCATCATCACTCAGCTTTCATCAGCTTTTATCAGGGCCTCTCTCTCCCAGGCCAATTAACCTGTCTGCATACCTGCCTGTCTTATCTGTCCTCCCCCGCTATCTCGTCCTTGGATTCTCGTTCTCACTGCGCGCTTTCTGTCTCCAGCACTTCCTGCCTCTTCATGACTCATGTTACCTTCTCAGCTCCATATTCTTATTTATTCAGCCGCACAGCGCCGTGGTGCAGGAGATAAATACTTATGAAGCATCGCTCACttcattttctgctttctgcTGAATTTGAAGCAGCAGTTCATGCTGGAAACGTCTTTATTTATGGAGAGGAAATCAAATAAATACATGATGCAGCACAGAGGTTCTCATCACACTCAcgcctccgtgtgtgtgtgtgtgtgtgtgtgtgtgtgtgtgtgtgtgtgtgtgaggacttGACATTATCACAAGTGATCGTCAGATCAAAGCTCACTAACTTTTGATTTttgaacatgtttatttcttacagccaatcagaggcagAGTTTTTTTCAGAACGCGGGTGATAAAGTAAAATCATGTATCAGTGACATGTGCACATCTAAGCAGGATATTTCCCCAAACCAAAGACAGCAGATATCAGACAGAAGCATCGACTCTTTAAGCTTCTGCGACTCTGCAGGGATTTTCATGCAGGGACAACATCAAAGAGAAATCTGGAATAATCATTTCAGATGAGCCTGACAGCCTCACATATGTtacctgctgtttgtttttctttacataaATAATTTCCACCATAAAATCCTGCAGATCACTGAAAGATGAAGTTGAGCTGAAGCATCTTCCTCAGTGCTCAAAGGAAACCTGCTCACAGCTCAGCAGATCAGGTGCAGAGGAAACATGAGGAAAGGGCACGTCTGTATGAATTTGAGCTCTTTATAAGCTGCTGCTGGTCACAGTTGATGATGAGGCCCTGATTGTGGCTCTTTGGGGAAAATGAATTAGTCGCCACTGCCCAGGGTGAAGTAAGGCTCTGATTCAATAATGTGGACTCCAGAGAAGGAAACAAGTCCATACAAGCTCAAACATGGCGGCCAGTGAGAGCCGTGCAGGTGTGTGACTGTGACGCCGGCTTTGAGCCTCTGAGCTGCTCACTGACTGATGTTTGTGTTGGAATGTGGGCACAGAGAGGATCAGCCACATAATCCCCGACCCTCACACCTCCGAACACTGAGCTGCTCagacagcctgtgtgtgtgtgtgtgtgtgtgtgtgtgtgtgtgtgtgtgtgtgtgtgtacgttcATTACAGTGTTCACTCAGATGTGAGATCATCTGCAGGTTTCAGAGAttaggaggaagaaaaacaggaggaaaagatcATTTTTTCCCACAACCTTTGTTTTCTCTGGTGTTCAAAATGATAAATTTAGATTGTTGTGACTTTTCCAGTTCGCCATCATACCAtaccaatttatttataaagcaccttaaaacaacaacagggctggccaaagtgctgtacaacacATCAATCACAGCAACAAGTGATTGAGCCTCTCTTACATATAATGGCAACTTGTTCCATAATTTTGGAGCCAcaactgcaaaagctcgatctcCTCTGAGTTTGTGACTTTGGAACACACAGCAgcatctggtctgctgacctaagGGAACGAGATGGAGCGTAAGGGAGCAGCAGTTCAGACAAATACAAAGGGGCATGACCctttaaggatttaaaaacaaacaaaagaattttaaactggattcaAAATcgaactggaagccagtgaagagaagccaagatTGGGGTGATATGCTCCCGCTTTTTTGCCCCAGATAAAAATCGGGCAGCAGGATTTTGCACCCGCTGTAGGTGAGCAATAGAGGCCTGGCTGATTCCAAACAAAAGCGCATTACAGTAGTCAAGGCGAGACGTTATAAAAGCATGTATCACTGTCTCAAGATTACCTTTGGAAAGAAAAGGCTTGATTTTTGATAGCcgtctcagctgaaaaaagtaGGATTTCACTGCTGCATTTACCTGAGCGTCGAGCTTTAATGTCGAgtccattttcacacataaatTTGTGATAATGGCCTTCTCATATGGGGCCAGGGAAGAAAGGTCAACACACGGGATGCTGCCAGTGCCACTGGGCCTAAACAtaatttcagtctttttgtcatttaaacttaaaaaattcAGTGACAACCAACCCCTGATGTCAGAAAGGCAATCCAGGAGGGGCTGGATAGAGCATACATCAGAGTGTCTCAGTGGGAAATAGACTTGGCAATCATTGGCATAGCAGTGAAAAGACATTTCATGTTTCCAAAAGATAGTACCAAGTGGCAACAGGTACAACAAGAAAAGGAGAGGCCCCAAAATGGAGCCTTGTGGAACCCCCCCAGGGAAGATCAGCAGAGGCCGACTTACAGTCATCAATGCTGACACTGGATTCACAGGATTACTTTGAAATGTTCCAGTTACAGTAGGAACAGGCAGCAGTTAGAGCCTTAGTGGGTGACAGCAGGTTCATTTCTGTACTGTGCTGTACTAGACAAATATGGAGCTGAGTGAAGAGGGTCAAAATTCAGAATATGTAAGAtttaagttaattggtgattggccaaaggtgtgagtgtgaatggcccccatgtgttagccctgtgacaggctggtgacctgaactctgcctcttgccctgtgacagctgggataggctacagCCCTGAGACGAATAAGCAGTagagatggatggacggacggatggatggacggacggaaggatggatggatggatggatggatggatggatggacggatagaTGGacgggaggatggatggatggatgaatggatggacgggtggatggatggacggatagaTGGACGCTTGCTGCAGGCTCACTTGAGTGTCTCGTAGTGCTGATgtcaaaagtggaaaaaatctCCCCTCTGAGTCATGAGATGTTGCTGAGTGTttagtgacctttgacctctgtctGCATCAGTGTCTGGAGTTCGGCGAGGGCTCGGTGACAGGCGACATGTGCGAGGACCTGTGCGTGCTCGGCCTGGTCGAGTACAAACGCTGCCTCTACTACGAGAACGGGAAGAAGGTGATCGAGGCGCGCTGGAGAGGAAACCCCGTCATCCTCAAGTCCAAGCTGGAGAACTTCTCCTCCTATGAGCCTCTGGGAATACTGGACTACGAGGTGATGTCACCGGCTTGTGTCTGCTCATTCCAGGAAGCTCAGCTTCTTTTAAAGTAATTCTCCTCTTTTCCTCGGCTCCACAGGATGCAGCAGAGGAGCTCTCCCCGCTCGATGTCGTGTTTTATGCCACTCTTGAGGTAAGTGCTTTCAGTTTGGTGCTAATGAATCAAATTTTCTGGGTCAAAATTTACTTCCTGTGACCTCAGGTACGAAACTCTCTGGGGTTGGCTGAGGAGAATgaggatgaaggaggaggagtgaaTAACAGCTCTCTGGCCAGACTTTTGGggaagaagctgaaaaacaggGAGAAGAGCTACTCCAGAGCAGAGCTGGCCTCCCTCTGGGCCctgctgcagcaggaggagTACACCTTTCTCAGGTAAAGGGTCACAGGTGGGGATTTGGACAGTGTGGCAGCAGAAGCTCATTGTAATGGAAATATCAGAGGATTTTACAGATGtttaaatgcagggctgtagtGTCTCTCATACTGAGAGCTTCAGAGGAATGTTCAGAGCCTTCTTGAGGTTCTCACATATATTTAATCAAGAACgatgttcatgtgtttaatCAACAAACTGAAGAGAGACACCCCCAGCACTGTTACTGCTTAATCTCTAGGCTAAGGTTGGGTTTGGGGTTCAGGGGTTGAAATGAGAAACCTGGCCTCATTGATATGGTCTCCATTTTTGCTTCAatgcattttaaagtaaaaatcttTGATTCTTCCTGTGAAGCAGCTGAAATGCATCATATGATGTCTCTGAACGTCTCTTTGCACctaaagaaaaatgaacaaaagctaaaaaaaatgttggtgcTGGCACCTCCATCCACATTTTATGAGCAGAGCTGGAGAGACTATTTTCAGCAAGAGGGCACAAACTTTCAGGCTTTCAGTCACAACTCTGAGTCCAGAGCAAAAGCGGTGAGGGGAGGTGACCTGCACTGCTGCTTATCTGGAGCTGCAGTGACAAATGGAAGAAAGgaactgtgtgtatgtggtggTGAGCAGAAGGTCAGACAACACAGAAGGAGGTCACGCCAGTGTTTTCCACTTATTATCTCTCCTGGAAGAATAACTCATTCACCACCTGCTGTTTTATATTGAAAatgatccttttttttaatcagagttcagcatcagtcagtaAACCTCTGATACTGatgtggtcagtaagtatcagagggtggtgttcatcagtttcagctgctttggtgtcatcaaattaccaacaggtgcactagaggggcaacaatgagacccccccaaacaggaatgtttcacaggtggaggacactcacatttttccctcctcatcttttctgactggttttcactagttctgcatgtaactagggtcagagtcactgctggtagcatgaggtcatacctggatcctacagaggctgcacaggtagtccaactcctccaggatggcacatcaatacgtgccattggcagaaggtttgctgtgtctcccagcacagtctcagagcatggaggagactccaggagacagacagttcctctaggagagctggacaggagaaggtccttaacccatcagcaggaccgggatgtgctcctttgtgcaggaggaacaggatgagcactgcagagctacaacatgacctccagcagccgctggtgtgaatgtctctgagcaaacaatcagaaacagatttcatgagggggcctgagggcccgacgtcctctagtgggcgctgtgctcactgcccggcactgtggagcctgattggcatttaccatagaatatcagaactggcaggtccaccactggagccctgagagagcaggttcatcctgagcacatgtgGCAGACGTGTaagagtctggagaagccgtggagaacattatgctgcctgtaacattgttcataACGACCAGCTTGGTGGGTCAGTGACAGCCTGACAGGCTTATCCatggagagacacacagacctctgcaggcaacggcaccctgactgccatcaggtatcaggatctgtcagaccctacgctgctGCAGTGAACTTTCAGCTACATgttccagcctgctgcatcattttcactttgattttcatttccatcaaatgatgtggtgTCCtgtcattcctaacacattacccagcccatatcagtgtagatacccagcatgatttttttttcccccactgagtgtttttaaagtgttcctttattttattttttttagtggtgTATTACCCATCACgggtaaaaatgtgtttgtagcTCTGCTCAGCTTCACTGAGGAGGAAATGGCAGTCAGAGTCAGTGGTGAGAAGTTCCACAGGTGCACCAAAAACAGGAGTCAGAGACCGGGAGTGTAATAGCTCCAGCTTTTGAACTTTAGTTACAAGAAGGTAATGGAGCAAAACTGCTCAGTCCGGAAAGAGCAGCCCCCTGCTGCAACCACAGAGCTCTGCAGAGCGAGCACTGAATGCAGCCAAAGCTCGATTTTCAACAGGGAGCAAAAGAAAAGATGGATCATATATTTCTACTCACAGCTGTTCCTGCAGTGGAATCAATGGGACTCATTCACTAATGTTAGCACAGAAATGTTCTCACCCTGcaccaaaaacaaatgaaagtgcAAAAGTGAAAAATTACTGCCAGAGTCATGAAACCTGCACACAATCTACTTCGTTTCACTACTTTTTTGTGTTAGTGAATCACAACCAGTCTGAACCAACAGAAACCAAACTACAAACTCATCAGCTGATTTGGAAAAAAACTCTGCAAGATGAGATATGGATATGTTTGAAAGTTGAAAGCTTATACCTTTCATTCAGCATCTAGTTCTCTTTATATacaattatcattattattatcgtcatcatcatcgtcattattattattattatggcaGTACAAGTTGTCCTTTAAAGACTTGAGGTCTTCATTCGTTGATACACTCTGAAGCACTTCTAAATTTCTTCATGGACTACAAATGAATTCAGGTATGAAATATTGCTGAGTGACAGATTTATGTGTGAAATGTTCGTCAgcaggtttttgtgtgtctgtttgtgagTGAAGAATGAGCACAGCAGTTTACAGTGAGATGCTCTGCCGGCTGTTTgcctctctctgctgtcagcgTTGTGTGAATGTGTCACTGAGAGAAACATTTTCTGTGACGTCTTTGTTAGGACAGTTTAATGTTGTGTTGCTGTAATGCCAAAGCAACATAACATTTATGTAAGTAAAATTacactttgttatttttaaaaagtaagaaaGTGTTGCTTTTTAAGGGCAGACCCAAATCCTGTCAGAAACTGACATTCAGCAGGTATGAGCTCCACCTGAGAATGGAGCCTGGTCCCAGTGACCGTGAGGGCCACAGCTCCAGTACCGACTGGTTTGTGACAGCAATACAAGCTGAAACCTTCTTCTGTCAGTGAGGCAGAAGAAGGTTTCAGCTCATTGATGATTTCAGCTGAAACATGATATCAGTTTGATTAGTAttggtttaatttatttttccattgaTCGGCTTTCTGTCCCTCTCGgctctccagagtcctgcaggACCTCAGCACCCACGTGGCCAAGGTGTTGGGCTCCTGTGGTCATTTCTACGCTGTGGAGTACCTCTCTGCCGGGCACGCCTGGGACCAGAACATCTTCTCCCTGGA from Archocentrus centrarchus isolate MPI-CPG fArcCen1 chromosome 20, fArcCen1, whole genome shotgun sequence encodes the following:
- the LOC115799868 gene encoding divergent protein kinase domain 1C, translated to MAASESRADVAECLVTFDLCLHQCLEFGEGSVTGDMCEDLCVLGLVEYKRCLYYENGKKVIEARWRGNPVILKSKLENFSSYEPLGILDYEDAAEELSPLDVVFYATLEVRNSLGLAEENEDEGGGVNNSSLARLLGKKLKNREKSYSRAELASLWALLQQEEYTFLRVLQDLSTHVAKVLGSCGHFYAVEYLSAGHAWDQNIFSLDDVAVSGVKDQGQAGARARWTAREMVHRIALSFLDMVWHFDNDFTHKLHLCDIKPENFAIRKDLTVVAIDVDMAFFEPKMRDILDQNCSSDDDCNFFDCSSRCDLIKRRCSPRRRNSNLQVICEKIFRPWFSPTLLGAKAGLPLQVELQRACKSAQKLKGAWRTQRRTEVVEEEAGPSISASSVS